The Nocardioides sp. cx-173 genome segment CGACACCATCGCCGCCGCGCTCGCAGAAGGCGTGATCCTCACCGACCAGGCCCAGGTCATCGTCGAGGCCGTTGATGCCCTGCCCGAGGACGTGCAGCCCGAGGTCCGCTCCGAGGCCCGTGCGCACCTGCTGGCCCAGGCCGCGCACCACGACGCGAGAGCGTTGCGGGTCCTGGGCAGACGGATCCTCGACGTCGTCGCCCCCGAGGTTGGCGAGGCCCACGAGGCCAAGGCCCTCGAAGCCGAAGAACGGCGTGCCGAGCAGAAGGCCCGGCTCACGATGCACGACGACGGCCACGGCACCACCTACGCCCGGTTCCAGATCCCCACCCACGTCGCGGACCGGTTCCGCAAACAGCTCGGCGCGATCGCCAACCCCCAGGCCGGAGGGGAAGGCAGCACCCCGCACGGCATGGGGTTGGCCTTCATCGCCTATATCGAGCGCTACCCCACCGACCGGCTCCCCGCCTCCGGCGGCCTGGACGCCACCGTCGTGGTCACCATGACCCTCGAGACCCTCCTGGGTGGGCTGAAGGCGGCCCAGCTCGACACCGGCACCCAGATCAGCCCCGCCCTGGCCCGCACGCTCGCCTGCCAGGCCGGAGTCATCCCCGCCGTCCTCGGCACCCGGTCGCAGGTCCTCGACCTGGGCCGCAAGGCCCGGTTCCACACCAAGGCCCAACGCATCGCGCTCGCCGTCCAGCACGGCGGCTGCTACACCGCGGGCTGCGAACGCCCCTCCGCGTGGTGCCAGGCCCATCACCTCGACCCCTGGTCCGGAGGCGGCGACACCTCCGTCGAACGCGGCGCCCTGCTCTGCAACCGTCACCACACCCTGGCCCACCACCCCGACTACTCGATGACCCAGCTCCCCGGCGGCAAGGTCGCCTTCACCAAGCGCGAGTGAGGCGCCGGTCCCTATGCGATGGGATGGCCCCACCCGTGGAACGATCCGCCCCATGACGCACACGCCTGGCCTCAGCGAAGCAGAAGCCCTGGCGGCTCTCGCTGCCCACCCGGCGATCACCTGGCGCCCCTTCGGTCGTGAGGACCTCCCCGCCATCGCCGACCTCTACGCCGAGTGCGAGGCGTACGACCGCAACCCCGAACGGCAGTCTCTCGGGGGCCTGCAGGAGTTCTGGGACTCGCCACGATCACGCGCGGACGAGGACACGCTCGTCGGGTACGACGTCGACGGTCGAGTGGTTGCCACGGCGTGGGCCGGCTGCAACCGCGCCGTCACCGAGCGACGAGGCGTCTACCTCGGTGGAGCCGTCCGCCCGGACCGCCGTGGCGAGGGCATCGGACGGTCCGTGCTGCGGTGGGAGGTCGCGCATGCGCTCGCCTGGGATCAAGCCACTCGTGAAGAGGGGTACGGGCCGCTCACCCTGCGCCTGTACGCCCCGTCCGACCAAGCCGATGTGCGGGATCTGGCCGAAAGGCAAGGCCTGGCGGTCGAGCGCTACTTCTTCGAGATGTCGCGCCAGATCAGTGAGCTGCCTCCGGTGCCCGACCTCGACGACGTGGCCGTCATCGACTGGGACCCAGCACGCAGTCGAGAGACCCACCACGTGG includes the following:
- a CDS encoding HNH endonuclease signature motif containing protein codes for the protein MSSPAAPTASHPVAAGVARLREQVADLNQTPVWSMTPTETAQALADATRLRAQADELTLRLAAHADTTQVGVETGATSTAVYWAHTTHQTQRATAAAMKLAHALERHDTIAAALAEGVILTDQAQVIVEAVDALPEDVQPEVRSEARAHLLAQAAHHDARALRVLGRRILDVVAPEVGEAHEAKALEAEERRAEQKARLTMHDDGHGTTYARFQIPTHVADRFRKQLGAIANPQAGGEGSTPHGMGLAFIAYIERYPTDRLPASGGLDATVVVTMTLETLLGGLKAAQLDTGTQISPALARTLACQAGVIPAVLGTRSQVLDLGRKARFHTKAQRIALAVQHGGCYTAGCERPSAWCQAHHLDPWSGGGDTSVERGALLCNRHHTLAHHPDYSMTQLPGGKVAFTKRE
- a CDS encoding GNAT family N-acetyltransferase translates to MTHTPGLSEAEALAALAAHPAITWRPFGREDLPAIADLYAECEAYDRNPERQSLGGLQEFWDSPRSRADEDTLVGYDVDGRVVATAWAGCNRAVTERRGVYLGGAVRPDRRGEGIGRSVLRWEVAHALAWDQATREEGYGPLTLRLYAPSDQADVRDLAERQGLAVERYFFEMSRQISELPPVPDLDDVAVIDWDPARSRETHHVVDLAFHDHWGHVDRTDEMWDEVTASEAFRAEWSLVAIERATGAVVGAALNCAYEQDWQATGVTEGYTDELAVARSHRGRGIASALLVESMRRFAISDMQAAALSVDAANPSEALRLYESLGYEQISSTCAHGLASPSS